The genome window agatcgaaggccacacttcgtccaaggagaatcaaggaatacagtagaagacgtggatttgaatcgcttccgccgtagcgattaaggttaatattctgttcgaacttttgatatgtatcataaaacgcagggccaagatccgattgttcctacaatggtatcagagcgaggttgcggttctgcgatttatgatatgtagtccatgtcatgattatatatgcatgtatatagtgattctgtgatgcaggtcgttgtccactattatggccgtgttttaattattctgttatgtttggattccacgtggtttatcgtggctgttgtaaatcacgagggttgatcgtgatagtttaatcttgtaattcaatttgtaattgttttcgATTATGATCtaatgtaatagaataggctagttcgcctgtacaatttgtatgtaattgtttgatcaacggggctgcaagaaacagagatcttccgctgctgcgatctgttgccgctgctatttagggtaacttttgcatacgatgtccgatttgggcgcataataccttttTGGGGATGGCAGAACTAGACGTAGTCCATTTGGTgcagtttttcagggcgttctgaggctgtttaggcctccaaacgggctctcgaagatttttggaatttttcgaaggatgatttcgaagatgtttttccggggccataatagtggatgtgtttcattatgttttacataatttctgccttttcttgattattgctactatgtgtttcttgtctgtgttgttataccatgtgatactaacccttcgcatgctagaatgacatggacatagggatgtttttaattaatgctttaatcatgctagtatgcttccatgttatgtgttctttatgtgttctttatgttgctataaccatgatagtatgcatgtggacttcgaagaaataacatagggcgatgcatctagattaaaatcctcaaagtaaattctaagtgggagagggagttaatatggtattaaatcccatggtctccatcattgtttgtatgtaatttaacatataaggcgaatataaattatgtcggtgcctagaatgttatagatattactggaacaaacttcttgaattaatacgaatagatacagattttctttatctctgatttggggcgatttcgaaggcttatgggtattaagtgagaccgatgtgactcctccactgcctagaaatcaaaccagacacgaatattgaattgaagtattctattccagaaatattggaaggtatacatgccgcccatcgtggcgtaccaagttccataggtttcgggtaatttaagatttgatgatggtatacacttagctatgaaaaataatatagaccaccccaacgtggcttattgtttagtaataggaccgaagtaacgtttaaacaaatttaggtggtatacatgtcacccatcgtgacgtaccagaaacttatggtgtttaaacgttagtgcatttaattttaataattgttagaggaaccaataggacttaattttttatgcacccttctttatgtgtaatgtgattttttcatgcatgattctcaggatataatggggtttaatccactgttcaccatacttaaggataacaaacttaccggacctaactatattgaatggaaacgtaatttggacattgtgttgactgctgaggagtacaagttttgcacttatgaacccaagcctgagcagcccgctgctgatgctcctgatgaggagaaagagtattataagcggtggacaaaggctgatgagatgtcgcgatgttacattctggcagcaatgtcgggtgttttgcagcatcagcatcaggctatggccactgcttcggatatgctctttaatctcaaggaacattttggagatcagaatagggctgctaggcaagtagccatgaaggctttaatgaacactcagatggctgaaggtacacctgtaagggatcatgttctcaagatgatgtcacatctgaatgagatagagatccttggtgcagagcttgacggggaaacccagattgacattatccttatgagcttgcccaagagttttgagcagttccgcttgaattacaacatgaacaagaggcagtatagtcttgcggaactgctgacagaacttcaggcagctgaaggattatttcgccagagtgttcaagtgaatgtggctgagaaaggttcttcctctaagccgaaaggcaataagaagaagaaaaaggctcagacacagaaagctgtgaaggcagtgggagttcaaggtggtgtgaaaaagcctaaagggaagtgctaccggtgcaagcagtcgggtcactggaaaaaggattgtcctcttcctaagaagacaaacgatactggtatgtgttcgcaaaaatctacacgcaagcgcatgtgatcacaagtaatatattaagttcgatcccacagagactggtgaattaagaatacgcacctatgcaacaatgtatgatcaattttcactgccaagacaattaacaaggatggtttcttttatactaataattaaatttactaatcaaattcagaataggaaaacacatgggattctaacttcattatcgaattcatctagaattgaaattactgattaacatgcgactgttgatcctaatcagacaacacgaaagtaatacatgccaactctcgttgcacacatatcataccaatcaaaatccgcaattaagacagaaatctcatggacaccaacaaagctcagaccctatatctctatagcggtagtgtaagcagagaggtttaataacaagtcgtctatcgtgattacacagggtgataaaaatagttcaagtctaccacaaattatgtttcattcacataatcctatgtttacatggcaaagttctaaattcaatcatccactctcgcttcagaaagaattaacaaacaacttagaagttagctacgcttctaagaagaataagcacggctcatgcaaagaaatcaacgtacgtcacaacatcaagtaattaatattcgatactagattacatcgataaatccattaaaatcccatgAAGGctgttagttcataatcgaactaatcgacatcatgggttctaatgaaaacattataaagaaaagacaagaattgaatggaataaaaatgcttgaattaataataataaggatcacacgttacagatttgatgttcacgatctcgctcgaaactgtcacttcctcgcaaagaacgatccgatacaactgataatgtgcttcgataaaaattaaactatgattacgatattgttctctactaaaaactacttctatgaggctagggtttacacactagaaattaaaatacattgaccaagtcaaacgggcctcgaccgctgcgaaaatccgtcagaaaagctgtaaaaaccggcccggggaagttctgctgggcgcggccgcgctaaactagcgcaggcgcgctagttgcagcagtctgtagcgcgggcgcgctaacaagtagcgcgggcgcgctactgtctgcactggtggccctgtttcttcgtttctcgctcgttctcgcgtgtatgtccttcctcgctctagtaccacttccgtaggtgatcacggttgcatttagcatatgcaacaagccctttaaacccctagatagctctagtggacgagtgtgttctcgtgagggtttgtagaagatgtacccacaaaatcccaagtcgtgatgaatccacaattctctattcttgcaaataatgcaccaaaaccaacctaaaatgatagaaaatcacttcatcacctcaactcgtgacctgcacagaaaaacaataaaaacacatcaaaagacactaaacacttaagtacaaccaaccaatttaagtggaaatgaaggcctataagtgtgtataaataccacttatcacacccccaaacttaaactgatgcttgtcctcaagcgtcaacgacactaacaataatacaatgcaatgcatgaatgcaactacgtgatgaatgagtaaactatgaagtaattgccttgccaattataatacctcagattgtgctaatgttctcgagttTCActtctctctcgctactaagtcaattactcttctatttacaagtgtggagtgccagtgtgtgcaagcatgttctttcattgagacaagacaaaaactactactcccacagaatcccaatcaagaatcgtaaaagtttaaaactaacaccccgtcactcaagtccaactaaaatccaaggtcccaaagaatgtccacacccttctattttattcactatatttttttttctttttctttttattggtgattaattgctcggtctaaggtcagagcgcttcgcagtgtaaatgcgttacgaacaccataagacttcacacaccaattattcactctattctagtggtttatttaactgtgcaatggttgagatccctaaagatttatgcactagtacccatgtagcgagtgttgggtcaacaatcccaaaccacgaagggctttaggttgttaggcacaaagtcccctcagacttaattactcgagtactaatgagctcaacctagttaattctaccacttatttttccagtgaatttatttactactcttttttttttttttttttttctttttttctagaaaggcatatctactcctcagttcccccaaacttaagatttacagacctaagctgaagggtgttcaattcaatcctagaattcatggaatttcgtctaaatcctatctcaagaacatatgtgaattacaatttccaacacaagcaatttccaagtactaacctagcattgcaattgaaactactaatcaagaactacgcacataactcatcataggcaattaacttggcttaacttcataattcatgcaaatgctcgtgatactaactacgacaattaccactaaacatgtaaaataataaaaaaatgagaaaactagaaagaaaacgtgggaaaataaataaaaaaaaacgtgagaaataatcaagcaaaataaaataaacgtgcactacatgaactaactaacacatgcaataataagcaaaataaaataaacgtgcactacatgaactaactaacacatgcaataataaactacataataatatgctcttccttagattaccacccccaaacttaaaattttcaatgtccccattgaaagtgataaaaaggctagagcacccacatacctactcggagtccgagtcctccccctcctctgcaggaggtgaatcaggtggaggatactgcatccctgctccgaatactggccactgaactgtgaccccctgtgcctggaaagcactacctagagcctgtgtcaaatcaaacgcaaacctctggtggatgtcatgcatggtgtccatccgtctcgctagtcggcgataatgaacatctcccatcggttcggagctcctctccgtctgagaagtaccagctccagaagctctagtctgctccctcctcacaaatgctggacgtccccctggcatctcatcatataagtacccgaggcctcgagggtggggaactcctccatcccactctgtcatccgactgatcaccgaatgatcaataggtgtcgccggcaactgtaattgctcgttggccggccaacgaacaccgctcgatcgacagagcttcgtcacaattgtgccatatggaatggcaccagtggttcctccctgtaagaacctcagaatcccctgatgaataacatgtcccagatcaatatacttgcccgagacaatcccaaagagcagaatagctctatccactgtcacctcatgcccatgtgaagatggcatgatgttagcacagatgaaggcgttccacgccttcgcataccggttcaacgcggctgctggaaacgaaacatgtgccggcaagggaggtgcagtcatcttccaagtcgtgtccggcacacacatatcatacaccaaattctcaaaatcaatcggatcatcatcaaaccggcgtttagcacgcccgatcctctcaaccacccaatcttcttcattacggcgcctggcacgccccccaatgactctacggatcgcctccgcactataatc of Daucus carota subsp. sativus chromosome 3, DH1 v3.0, whole genome shotgun sequence contains these proteins:
- the LOC135151614 gene encoding uncharacterized protein LOC135151614, producing the protein MGFNPLFTILKDNKLTGPNYIEWKRNLDIVLTAEEYKFCTYEPKPEQPAADAPDEEKEYYKRWTKADEMSRCYILAAMSGVLQHQHQAMATASDMLFNLKEHFGDQNRAARQVAMKALMNTQMAEGTPVRDHVLKMMSHLNEIEILGAELDGETQIDIILMSLPKSFEQFRLNYNMNKRQYSLAELLTELQAAEGLFRQSVQVNVAEKGSSSKPKGNKKKKKAQTQKAVKAVGVQGGVKKPKGKCYRCKQ